CAGAACCATTTACAGAAGTAGTTAAGATTTCATCCATTCCATAAACTATTTTAGCTCCAGCTTTTTTTAGTAATTTTTTAGTTCTCACACGAGTGTGAATATCACAGTTTAATACACAATCAGTATATTTTAAGATAGCAGTAGGATTATTAGCAAAAATAACTTCAACTTCTGCCCCTTGCTCTCTAATTAATTGTGAATAATACTCTATATAGTTTACTCCTGTAAATACATGAATTGGATTTCCAAATTTTTCCGTAAACTCAGCTTCAGTTAAAATATCTGTCCAAGGATTAACTCCTTTTTCATCTAGTAAATCATAATCTATAAAGTGGTTTCCAACTTCATCAGAAGGATAGCTAAACATTAAAACTATTTTTTTAGCTCCTCTTGCAATTCCTTTTAAGCAAACAGAAAATCTATTTCTACTTAAAATTGGAAATATAAGTCCTATTGTATTCTCTCCATATTTCTCTTTTACATCAGCTGCAATATCATCAATTGTAGCATAGTTTCCTTGAGCTCTAGCTACTATTGATTCAGTAATAGCCACTACATCTCTATCTCTTAATACAATATTTTCTGATTCAGCAGCAGCTAAAACAGCATCTACTGTAAATACAGATATATCATCTCCTTGCTTAATAATTGGTGCACGAAGTCCTCTTGATATAGTTCCTACTAATCTTCCCATACTCTTACTCCTTTTTTATTTATTTAGAATTTTTACAAGAGTATTATATCATATTTTTTGAAAAAATATTATTAAAAATTAAAAAAATAAAAGAAAAATAAGTTATTTTAATTATTATAATTTTTAAATCCTCCAGAGAGATTATATACATCAAATCCATAATTTAATAATATGTTTTGAGCAACATTTCCAGTTGTCCCTTTATTACAATGAACAACTATTTTTTTATCTCTAGGTAACTCATTTAATTTTTCCCTCAATTTTTCTAAAGGAATATTTATTGCTCCCTCTATATGAGCTGAATTATATTGATTTTCTGAACGAGTATCAATTATTAAATATTCAGAAAAATTAGCCTTTAGTTCTTCTGGAGTTATTATTTTATTTCTTCCATTTATAGCATTATCTAAAATCATTCCTGTATAAGTAACAGGGTCTTTAGTAGTAGAAAAAGGTGGAGCATAAGCTAAATCTATATGAAATAATTGATCCACAGTTGCCCCAAAAGTTAAAAGAGTAGCAAATACATCTAATCTCTTGTCCACTCCATTTTCTCCAACTATCTGTACTCCTAGTAATTTACCTGTTTTTCTATCTGCAATAGCTTTTATCATCATCTCTCTTGAGCTTTCTAAATACTCAGTTTGATTTGGCTTTATATTATGGATAATTTCAATATCATATCCTCTAGCTTCTGCTTCCTCTTGAGATAATCCAGTTTTTCCAACTACAAGATTAAAAACTCTAAATATTGAAGTTCCTAAAACACCTTTAAACTCTAAATTTCCACCTGTCAATCTATCTCCTAAGATTCTTCCCATCTTATTAGCTGTTGACCCCAAAGGTAGATATATTTCCTCTCCAGTTATACCTGAATAGACCAAAGCACAATCCCCAGCTACATATATATCTTTTATATTAGTTTCAAGATATTTATTAACTTTTATAGCTCCCTCTCTACTAACTTCTATTCCTGTTTCCTGTAAAAACTCTGTATTTGGAATCACTCCTATAGCTCCAATTATAAGCTCTCCCTCAATCTCTTTTCCACTAATAGTTTTTATCCTATTTTTTTCAATAGTTTTAATAGAATCCTTTAAAATTACTTCTATTCCTTGTTTTTTCAGATATTTTTCTAACATTCTACTGATGTCTTTATCTAATTTTCCACCTATTCTATCCTCTTGTTCTATAAGAGTAGTTTTTATTCCTCTAGAAGTAAGATTTTCTAACATCTCTAACCCTATAAAACCTCCTCCTATAACAAGAGTACTCTTAGGATTATTTTTATCTATAAACTCTTTTATTCTATCTCCATCTTCAACATTTCTAACATAGAAAATATTTTCCCCTTTATACTCTAGCTCTCTTGCTCTAGCACCACTTGTAATCACTAATTTATCATAGGTATCTAAAAATTCCTCTCCAGTAATCTCATTTTTAACTAGAATTTTTTTCTCTTCTACAATTACTTTCTCAACTTTATGAGCTGTAAAAATATCCACATTAAACCTATCCTTAAACCATTTTACATCTCTAGGTGTTAAGTTTTTTCTCGATATATAATCCTCTCCTACATAATAGGGTATTCCACATCCAGAATAACTTATATCTCTTCCTGCTGTATAACAAACTATCTCCACTTCTTCACTATTTCTTCTAGCTTTTGCTATTACAGAAGTTCCTGCTGCAACAGCTCCAATAACTACTATTTTCATATATCTCTCCTCATTATATTATAAATTGTTGGATAGCATTAAAAAAGTATCCCACTATAATTATTCCCACAGTACAAATTCCTATAAATACTTTTAAAAATTTAGGTTTTATAGCTTTACGTAACATTACTAAAGATGGTAGTGATAAAGTTGTAACAGCCATCATAAAAGCTAAAACACTTCCTAAATTTGCTCCCTTTGTAAATAATGCCTCAGCTATAGGTATAGTTCCAAAAATATCAGCATAAATAGGAACTCCTATTAAAGTAGCTAAGATTACACCAAAAGGATTTTTACTTCCTAATATTCCTATAATCCATCTTTCTGGTATCCAGTTATGAATAGCAGCTCCTATTCCAACTCCAATAATTATATATGGAAAAACCTTTTTAAAAGTTTCTATCATCTGCTGTTTTGCATATCTTATTCTATCTCCTACACTTAATTCTGGAATATCTAAATCTATACTTTCAACACCTTTAACGTTACGGATAAAATCCTCTATCTCATCTTCTAATTTTAATTTTTCTATTATTGTACCACCAATTACAGCAATTACAAGTCCCAATACTACATACCATATAGCAATTTTTATTCCAAATATACTCATTAACAATAATAAAGAACCTAAATCTACCATAGGAGAAGATATAAGAAAAGAAAAAGTTACTCCTAAAGGTAATCCAGCTGAAGAAAAACCTATAAATAGAGGAATAGATGAACAACTGCAAAAAGGAGTTACAGTTCCTAACAGTGCTCCTACTATATTTGCCCATATTCCATGGAATCTTCCTAAAATTTTCTTACTTCTTTCTGGTGGAAAATAACTTTGAATATAACTGATAAAAAATATTAAAGAACAAAGCAATATTATTATCTTAATTACATCATAAAAAAAGAATTGAACTCCTCCAAAGAAATGAGTATCTCTATCCATTCCAAACTTTACTAATATATCTCCCACTAACACATTTAACCATTTCATTCCTAGAATTTGAGTTTGTATAAATTCCCATATTTTTATCATATTTTAATCTTACTCCTTTATATCGATATATATCAATCTATTTTTCTTAATAAAAGGAACTGCTTTTAATAGATTTAACAGTTCCTAAATTTTATTTATAATTTTTTTAATATTTCTTTTATCTCATCTTTTGGTAAAACCTTCCCATAAGAAACTATTTTTCCATCTATCCATAATCCAGGAGTAGACATAATTCCATATGTTGCTATTTCTGCAAAATCTGTAACATGTGTTAATTTTGCATCTAATCCTAACTCATTCACTGCTTCTAAAGTATTCTTTTCTAGAGTATGACAATTTTTACACCCTGGTCCTAAAACTCTAATCTCCATTTTATTTCTTTCAACTATTCCTTCACAATTTCCTCCGCAAGAACAAGTTGTTTCTTGAACTTTAGGCTCTTCTTTTACCTCTGTTCTACAAGAACATCCACACTCTTTCTTCCCAAATAACTTATTAAATATACTCATCTTTATACCTCCATTTTTATATTTATATATTTAAATTTATCAATGTATTTCTTAAATTTTTTATATCATACTATCAATAATACCTTTTATATCTTCTAATTTTTCTTTATTAATTGAATAGTGAGTCCACTTACCATATTTTACTCTATTTATAATTCCAGAATCACAAAGTATTTTCATATGATGAGAAAGTGTAGGTTGACCTATATTTAATTGCTCTAAAAGTTTACAAGCACATTGTTCTCCATCTTTTAGTATTTCTAAAATCATTAATCTATTAGGATCACAAAAAGCTTTGAATATTTTAGCTGCTTCCTCAAATTTATTCATCTTTATCTCCTTTTCATATCGATAATTATAAATTTATTATACATCATCACATTGATAATTGTCAATATATTTAAAATAAAAAAGGTGGCAAAAGCCACCCTTTTTTATTACATAGTTAAATTATTTATCAGAAATAGATTCTACTCCTGGTAATACTTTTCCTTCTAAGTACTCTAATGAAGCTCCTCCACCAGTAGAGATGTGAGTAAATTTGTCAGCATATCCTAAGCTTATAGCTGCAGCAGCTGAGTCTCCTCCTCCAATAATAGTTGTAGCTCCTGTTAAGTTAGCTATAGCTTCACAAACTCCGATAGTTCCTTTTGCAAAGTTAGGCATTTCAAATACTCCCATTGGTCCATTCCATACAACTGTTTTTGCTCCAGCAATTTCTTTAGCAAATAACTCTACAGTTCCTTGTCCAACGTCTAATCCCATTTGGTCAGCTGGAATTTCATCGACTGATACAGTTACATGAGCTGCATCATTGTTAAATTCTTTAGCTACTACTGTATCTATTGGAAGAACTAATTTTCCATTAGCTTTAGCTAACAGTTCTTTTGCTAATTCTATTTTATCTTCTTCAACTAATGAAGTTCCTGTATTTTTTCCTAAAGCTCTTAGGAATGTGAACATCATTGCTCCTCCTACTAGAACTTTATCAGCTTTTACTAAAAGATTTTCAATAACTCCTATTTTATCAGATACTTTAGCTCCTCCTAAGATAGCAACTAAAGGTCTTTCAGGATTATCTACTGCCCCTCCTATGAATTTAATCTCTTTTTCCATTAAGAATCCTGCAGCAGTTTTTCCTTCTCCTATGTTAGCAGCTATTCCAACATTTGAAGCATGAGCTCTGTGAGCTGTTCCAAATGCGTCGTTTACAAATAGATCTCCTAAAGATGCCCAGTATTTTCCTAATTCAGGATCATTTTTAGATTCTTTTTTACCATCAAGATCTTCGAATCTTGTATTTTCGAACATCATGATTTCTCCATCTTTTAATTCAGCTACAGCAGCTTCTAATTCTACTCCTCTTGTAGCTGGAACAAATTTAACTGGTTGTCCTAATAATTCAGCTAATCTTTCAGCAACTGGTCTTAAAGATTTTTTAGCTAAATCTTCTTCAGTTTTAACTTTTCCTAAGTGAGAGAAAGCTATTACTCTTCCTCCATTTTCTAGTACATATTTTATAGTAGGTAAAGCAGCAACTATTCTGTTTTCATCTGTTATTTTTCCATCTTTCATAGGTACGTTAAAGTCAACTCTCATTAATACTTTTTGTCCTTTAACGTTTAAATCTGTAACTATTTTTTTAGCCATTTAGATTGCCTCCCGTTAATATCTTTTCTTAAAAATAGCGGAACCTAAAAGTTCCGCTATTCTATTTCTATTTAGTTAATCTCAAATTCAGGTAATTATTTAGATAATTCTACGAATTTTTTAAGAGTTCTGATTAATTGAGAAGTATAAGACATTTCATTGTCATACCAAGCAACAGTCTTAACTAATTGTTTATCTCCTACTGTCATAACTCTTGTTTGAGTAGCATCAAATAATGATCCATAGTTGATTCCGATGATATCAGATGACACTAACTCTTCTTCTGTATATCCAAATGACTCGTTTGAAGCAGCTTTCATAGCAGCATTGATTTCTTCTACAGTTACTGGTTTAGCTAAAACTGATACTAGCTCAGTTATTGATCCAGTAATTACAGGAACTCTTTGAGCAGCTCCATCTAATTTTCCTTTTAATGAAGGGATTACTAATCCAATAGCTTTTGCAGCTCCAGTTGTGTTAGGAACGATGTTAGCAGCAGCAGCTCTAGCTCTTCTTAAGTCTCCTTTTCTGTGTGGACCATCTAATGTGTTTTGGTCGTTTGTATAAGCGTGGATAGTTGTCATTAATCCTTCTACGATTCCGAAGTTATCCTCTAAAACTTTAGCCATAGGTGCTAAACAGTTAGTTGTACAAGAAGCTCCTGATATAACTGTTTCAGTTCCATCTAATATATCGTGGTTTACGTTGTAAACTACAGTTTTAAGATCTCCAGTTGCTGGTGCAGAAATAACTACTTTTTTAGCTCCTGCTTTAATGTGAGCTTCTGCTTTTTCTTTCTTAGTGAAGAATCCAGTACACTCAAGAACTACGTCTACTCCTAATTCTCCCCAAGGTAATTCTTCTGGGTTAGCTTTTGCAAAAGTTTTGATTTCTTTTCCGTTTACTACGAAAGCATCTTCTTTAACTTCGATTGTTCCTTCGAATCTTCCTTGAGCTGAGTCATATTTGAATAAGTGAGCTAACATGTGAGCATCTGTTAAGTCATTGATTGCCACTACATCAAACTCAGGGTTTCCTACCATTAATCTTAATGCTAATCTTCCGATTCTTCCGAATCCGTTAATTGCTACTTTAACTGCCATTTCTATTCCTCCTAAATTTTTATTTAACTATGTAAATTATTTTATGTTTTTTATTATCTACATAAAATATATAACAAGTTCAACGCTTTGTCAATTAAGTCTTTTCTAATAATTTTATTAGAGTTAAATTTCATCTTTTTACGATTATTTTTTAATCAGTTATAGCTGTTTATTTTATATATCTGTTCTATTTTTTCTCACGTCAAATACTATTCTAATAATTTTTTCATATCTTCTGGAAGTTCAACTTCTATACTTTTTAAATCTCCTGTTTCTACATCTGAAAATTCTGTTTTATATGAATGTAACATCTGTCTATCTGCTCTATTATCAGCTCCACCATAAAGCTCATCTCCCAAAAGTGGATAACCTTCTAATGCCATATGTGCTCTTATCTGATGTGTTCTTCCTGTTAAAAGCTCAGCTTCTATAAGAGTTAAATTTTTTTCTTGAAATCTTTTCAAAACTTTTACTTTAGTTTGGGCAATTTGCCCTCCATCTTCTGGTTGAAGTTCAACTCTTCTAAGCTCATCACCTATTTTTCCAATAGGTCTATCTATTAAAAACTCATCTTTTTCTACAATTCCTAATACTATTGCTTGATAAAATTTATTTACAATTCCCTTCTCTTGAAGATAAGATTGAGCATAGGCATTCTTAGTTACAATTATTATACCAGAAGTATTCATGTCAAGACGATTATAAAACCTTGGCACCATAACTTTTCCAGTTGTTTTTAAAAAATAATTTACTACTCCATTAGCTAAAGTTTTATCTACTTTTTTCTGAGTAGGATGTACTATTATATATGGGTCTTTATTTATCAAAAGTAAATTTTTATCTTCATAAGCTATTTTTATAGGGATATCCATAGGTTTTATCCCTGTTTCTTTCTCTTTTTCTCTAATATGTAATCTATTTAATTTCCTTACTTTTTTACTATTATTTTTTACTCTTTTTCCATTTAGATATATTTCTAAATTTCTTAATCCTCTTCCTGAATATCCTTTTGTTTCTTTAAGATATGTTCCTATCTCGTATCCATCATATTCTGGTTCGATTATATATTTTTTCATCAATTATATTCCTTTCAAAATTTTAATAATTATATCTATTATATTTTACTATAATTACTATAAAAAGTTAACCTTTTATTTTTTCTTTATAAACTCATAAAACAAATATATTATATTTATAAAAAGTATTAATATCTATTTAATAAAAATATTCTTAAATATATTATTATTCTTAATTTTTATTAGATTATATTATATAATATTATCATACTTAAATATCTAAAAATAAAATAATATTTATTAATATAATTTAGAAAGGACAATATTTTATGAAGAAAAAAATAGTTATCGGAAGTAGAGGAAGTATCTTAGCTCTTGCTCAAAGCGAAATAGTTAAACAACAACTTGAAAAGAATTTTCCAGAGTATGAGTTTGAAATAAAAAAAATAGTTACTAGTGGAGATAAAGATTTAGTTAGTAACTGGAATAATAGTGATAAATCTCTTAAAAGTTTTTTTACTAAAGAGATTGAAGTAGAACTTTTAAACGAAACTATTGATTTAGCAGTACACTCTATGAAAGATATGCCTAGTATTTCTCCTGAAGGATTAATTTGTGGAGCTATTCCCGATAGAGAAGACCAAAGAGATGTTCTTATTTCTAAAAATGGTAAAACATTGATGGAACTTCCTAAGGGAGCTATAGTTGGAACTAGCTCATTGAGAAGAACTATGAATATAAAAAGTTTAAGACCTGATTTACAAATAAAACAACTTAGAGGAAATATTCATACTAGATTAAATAAATTAAAAACAGAAGATTATGATGCCATATTACTTGCTGCTGCTGGCTTAAAAAGAGTAGGATTAGAGAATGAAATTACTGAATATCTCGACCCTAAAATTTTTCTTCCTGCTCCTGCTCAAGGAGTATTACATATACAATGTAGGGAAAATGATGAAGAAATTAAAAATATTTTAAAAACTATTCATAAAGAAGATATTAAAAAAATAGTAGTAATTGAGAGGGAGTTTTCTAAAATATTTGATGGTGGTTGCCATACACCAATGGGTTGTTATTCAGAGGTAAATGGAGATAAAATCACTTTTTATGGAGTATATTTTAAAGATAAT
The DNA window shown above is from Fusobacterium mortiferum ATCC 9817 and carries:
- a CDS encoding coenzyme F420-0:L-glutamate ligase, whose amino-acid sequence is MGRLVGTISRGLRAPIIKQGDDISVFTVDAVLAAAESENIVLRDRDVVAITESIVARAQGNYATIDDIAADVKEKYGENTIGLIFPILSRNRFSVCLKGIARGAKKIVLMFSYPSDEVGNHFIDYDLLDEKGVNPWTDILTEAEFTEKFGNPIHVFTGVNYIEYYSQLIREQGAEVEVIFANNPTAILKYTDCVLNCDIHTRVRTKKLLKKAGAKIVYGMDEILTTSVNGSGYNSDYGLLGSNKATEDSVKLFPRDCKELVVKIQKMLKDKTGKNIEVMVYGDGAFKDPVGKIWELADPVVSPGYTDGLEGTPNEIKLKYLADNDLADLKGEELQKAVTEAIKSKDSDLKGQMITQGTTPRRLTDLIGSLCDLTSGSGDKGTPIILIQGYFDNYIDE
- a CDS encoding FAD-dependent oxidoreductase, with amino-acid sequence MKIVVIGAVAAGTSVIAKARRNSEEVEIVCYTAGRDISYSGCGIPYYVGEDYISRKNLTPRDVKWFKDRFNVDIFTAHKVEKVIVEEKKILVKNEITGEEFLDTYDKLVITSGARARELEYKGENIFYVRNVEDGDRIKEFIDKNNPKSTLVIGGGFIGLEMLENLTSRGIKTTLIEQEDRIGGKLDKDISRMLEKYLKKQGIEVILKDSIKTIEKNRIKTISGKEIEGELIIGAIGVIPNTEFLQETGIEVSREGAIKVNKYLETNIKDIYVAGDCALVYSGITGEEIYLPLGSTANKMGRILGDRLTGGNLEFKGVLGTSIFRVFNLVVGKTGLSQEEAEARGYDIEIIHNIKPNQTEYLESSREMMIKAIADRKTGKLLGVQIVGENGVDKRLDVFATLLTFGATVDQLFHIDLAYAPPFSTTKDPVTYTGMILDNAINGRNKIITPEELKANFSEYLIIDTRSENQYNSAHIEGAINIPLEKLREKLNELPRDKKIVVHCNKGTTGNVAQNILLNYGFDVYNLSGGFKNYNN
- a CDS encoding permease, giving the protein MIKIWEFIQTQILGMKWLNVLVGDILVKFGMDRDTHFFGGVQFFFYDVIKIIILLCSLIFFISYIQSYFPPERSKKILGRFHGIWANIVGALLGTVTPFCSCSSIPLFIGFSSAGLPLGVTFSFLISSPMVDLGSLLLLMSIFGIKIAIWYVVLGLVIAVIGGTIIEKLKLEDEIEDFIRNVKGVESIDLDIPELSVGDRIRYAKQQMIETFKKVFPYIIIGVGIGAAIHNWIPERWIIGILGSKNPFGVILATLIGVPIYADIFGTIPIAEALFTKGANLGSVLAFMMAVTTLSLPSLVMLRKAIKPKFLKVFIGICTVGIIIVGYFFNAIQQFII
- a CDS encoding thioredoxin family protein, which encodes MSIFNKLFGKKECGCSCRTEVKEEPKVQETTCSCGGNCEGIVERNKMEIRVLGPGCKNCHTLEKNTLEAVNELGLDAKLTHVTDFAEIATYGIMSTPGLWIDGKIVSYGKVLPKDEIKEILKKL
- a CDS encoding ArsR/SmtB family transcription factor, yielding MNKFEEAAKIFKAFCDPNRLMILEILKDGEQCACKLLEQLNIGQPTLSHHMKILCDSGIINRVKYGKWTHYSINKEKLEDIKGIIDSMI
- a CDS encoding phosphoglycerate kinase, yielding MAKKIVTDLNVKGQKVLMRVDFNVPMKDGKITDENRIVAALPTIKYVLENGGRVIAFSHLGKVKTEEDLAKKSLRPVAERLAELLGQPVKFVPATRGVELEAAVAELKDGEIMMFENTRFEDLDGKKESKNDPELGKYWASLGDLFVNDAFGTAHRAHASNVGIAANIGEGKTAAGFLMEKEIKFIGGAVDNPERPLVAILGGAKVSDKIGVIENLLVKADKVLVGGAMMFTFLRALGKNTGTSLVEEDKIELAKELLAKANGKLVLPIDTVVAKEFNNDAAHVTVSVDEIPADQMGLDVGQGTVELFAKEIAGAKTVVWNGPMGVFEMPNFAKGTIGVCEAIANLTGATTIIGGGDSAAAAISLGYADKFTHISTGGGASLEYLEGKVLPGVESISDK
- the gap gene encoding type I glyceraldehyde-3-phosphate dehydrogenase; amino-acid sequence: MAVKVAINGFGRIGRLALRLMVGNPEFDVVAINDLTDAHMLAHLFKYDSAQGRFEGTIEVKEDAFVVNGKEIKTFAKANPEELPWGELGVDVVLECTGFFTKKEKAEAHIKAGAKKVVISAPATGDLKTVVYNVNHDILDGTETVISGASCTTNCLAPMAKVLEDNFGIVEGLMTTIHAYTNDQNTLDGPHRKGDLRRARAAAANIVPNTTGAAKAIGLVIPSLKGKLDGAAQRVPVITGSITELVSVLAKPVTVEEINAAMKAASNESFGYTEEELVSSDIIGINYGSLFDATQTRVMTVGDKQLVKTVAWYDNEMSYTSQLIRTLKKFVELSK
- a CDS encoding RluA family pseudouridine synthase, producing the protein MKKYIIEPEYDGYEIGTYLKETKGYSGRGLRNLEIYLNGKRVKNNSKKVRKLNRLHIREKEKETGIKPMDIPIKIAYEDKNLLLINKDPYIIVHPTQKKVDKTLANGVVNYFLKTTGKVMVPRFYNRLDMNTSGIIIVTKNAYAQSYLQEKGIVNKFYQAIVLGIVEKDEFLIDRPIGKIGDELRRVELQPEDGGQIAQTKVKVLKRFQEKNLTLIEAELLTGRTHQIRAHMALEGYPLLGDELYGGADNRADRQMLHSYKTEFSDVETGDLKSIEVELPEDMKKLLE
- the hemC gene encoding hydroxymethylbilane synthase, which produces MKKKIVIGSRGSILALAQSEIVKQQLEKNFPEYEFEIKKIVTSGDKDLVSNWNNSDKSLKSFFTKEIEVELLNETIDLAVHSMKDMPSISPEGLICGAIPDREDQRDVLISKNGKTLMELPKGAIVGTSSLRRTMNIKSLRPDLQIKQLRGNIHTRLNKLKTEDYDAILLAAAGLKRVGLENEITEYLDPKIFLPAPAQGVLHIQCRENDEEIKNILKTIHKEDIKKIVVIEREFSKIFDGGCHTPMGCYSEVNGDKITFYGVYFKDNLGYTASITEKLSEGIRVAQKLADTIKEKIHE